One Ranitomeya variabilis isolate aRanVar5 chromosome 5, aRanVar5.hap1, whole genome shotgun sequence DNA window includes the following coding sequences:
- the LOC143776745 gene encoding gastrotropin-like — translation MSFSGKYEVESQENYDAFMKLIGIPDDQIEKGRDYNYTAEIVQNGNDYIWSQIYPGFTLTNKFTVGQESDLETMGGKKFKATVRQESGKLVVDFPKYSHSSEIVGGKLVETSVAGGLTFKRISKKVA, via the exons ATGTCTTTCTCTGGAAAATATGAGGTGGAATCCCAGGAGAACTATGATGCCTTCATGAAACTCATTG GAATTCCTGATGATCAAATTGAAAAAGGAAGAGATTACAATTATACTGCAGAAATTGTTCAAAATGGAAACGACTATATTTGGTCACAGATCTATCCAGGATTTACACTCACCAATAAATTCACCGTTGGCCAAGAGTCAGATCTAGAGACAATGGGTGGCAAGAAGTTTAAG GCAACTGTTCGACAGGAAAGTGGTAAACTGGTTGTGGACTTCCCCAAGTACAGTCACTCATCGGAGATTGTTGGAGGAAAATTAGTGGAG acaTCAGTTGCTGGAGGACTTACATTTAAGAGAATTAGCAAGAAGGTGGCATAA